The Muricauda sp. SCSIO 65647 genome includes a region encoding these proteins:
- a CDS encoding DinB family protein encodes MKALFNQLFDYNFYCNRKLIEECAAMKKVPEKSATLFNHILNTHHIWNHRLLKKPHEFGVWQEHSMTDWQDIHYDNQRTSFEIITNTEDFEKRVEYETTEGRTFANDLKDILFHIVNHSTHHRGQMLMDFRANNIEPKALDYIFYRR; translated from the coding sequence ATGAAAGCACTTTTTAACCAACTGTTCGACTATAACTTCTATTGCAATCGCAAACTGATCGAAGAATGTGCTGCAATGAAAAAAGTTCCCGAAAAGAGTGCAACACTTTTTAACCATATATTGAACACCCACCACATCTGGAATCATCGCTTGCTTAAGAAACCCCATGAGTTTGGGGTATGGCAAGAACACTCGATGACCGATTGGCAAGATATTCATTACGACAATCAGCGAACATCTTTCGAAATCATCACCAATACCGAAGATTTTGAAAAGCGGGTAGAATATGAAACCACCGAAGGGCGAACATTTGCTAATGATCTAAAAGATATTCTCTTTCATATTGTAAACCATTCGACCCACCATAGGGGCCAGATGTTGATGGATTTTAGGGCAAACAACATAGAACCCAAGGCCTTAGACTATATTTTTTATAGACGCTGA
- a CDS encoding nucleoside permease yields the protein MSTKTKFQLSFMMFLEFFIWGGWFVTLGTFLGNNLNATGGEIAQAFSTQSWGAIIAPFIIGLIADRYFNAERILGVLHLLGAILMYQMYQAADFAVFYPYVLVYMIVYMPTLALVNSVSFNQMKDPSKEFAFVRVFGTIGWIVAGLIISFVFFWDSSNGIQSGMLRNTFLMVAVASAILGLFSFTLPQTPPRIKKGEKVSISGILGLDALKLLKDKNFLVFFISSVLICIPLAFYYQNANPFLSEIGMNNPTGKMTIGQASEVLFMLLLPYFFTKFGFKKTIMVGMLAWTVRYLLFAYGNAGDLAFMLIIGIALHGICYDFFFVSGQIYTDTKAGEKYKSAAQGLITLATYGVGMLIGFWIAGKITDAFLIENGSHDWKSIWVYPSGFALVVLILFAILFKNEEVSYKT from the coding sequence ATGAGCACCAAGACAAAGTTTCAGCTTTCATTCATGATGTTCCTCGAATTTTTTATTTGGGGAGGCTGGTTTGTGACATTGGGCACTTTTTTGGGAAACAACCTCAATGCGACCGGGGGTGAAATAGCACAGGCATTCTCTACCCAATCATGGGGGGCGATAATCGCACCGTTTATTATCGGGTTGATAGCAGACCGCTATTTCAACGCAGAACGAATTCTGGGGGTCTTGCACCTATTGGGGGCCATTTTGATGTACCAGATGTACCAGGCCGCCGACTTCGCCGTATTTTACCCTTATGTGCTAGTGTATATGATAGTGTACATGCCCACGTTGGCGTTGGTCAATTCGGTATCGTTCAATCAGATGAAAGACCCCTCTAAAGAATTTGCCTTTGTAAGGGTGTTCGGCACCATTGGGTGGATCGTGGCCGGGCTTATCATCAGCTTTGTGTTTTTTTGGGATTCTTCGAACGGAATTCAATCGGGGATGCTTCGAAATACCTTTCTGATGGTGGCGGTCGCCTCTGCAATTCTAGGATTGTTCAGCTTTACATTGCCCCAAACCCCCCCTCGAATCAAGAAGGGTGAAAAAGTGAGCATTTCCGGAATTTTAGGGTTGGATGCCTTGAAACTTCTAAAAGACAAGAACTTCTTGGTGTTCTTTATCTCGTCTGTTTTAATATGCATACCCTTGGCCTTTTACTATCAGAATGCCAATCCGTTTTTATCAGAGATTGGAATGAACAATCCCACGGGAAAAATGACCATTGGCCAGGCATCTGAAGTACTTTTCATGTTGCTGTTACCCTATTTTTTTACCAAGTTTGGCTTCAAGAAGACCATTATGGTAGGGATGCTGGCCTGGACGGTTCGATATCTTTTGTTCGCTTACGGCAATGCTGGCGATTTGGCCTTTATGTTAATCATCGGTATCGCGCTGCACGGCATATGCTATGACTTTTTCTTTGTGTCGGGACAGATTTATACCGACACCAAAGCGGGCGAGAAATATAAAAGTGCTGCGCAGGGATTGATCACTTTGGCCACCTATGGGGTCGGTATGTTGATCGGTTTCTGGATCGCGGGCAAGATTACCGATGCCTTTCTGATAGAAAACGGTTCCCATGATTGGAAAAGTATTTGGGTGTATCCCTCTGGCTTTGCCTTGGTGGTGTTGATTTTATTTGCTATTCTGTTCAAAAATGAAGAAGTATCCTATAAAACATAA
- a CDS encoding MFS transporter codes for MENINKNRLFIASCVALLVTAMTFAIRARLETVFGPEGVGLTLEQIGWAFTPAFWGFTLAMIIGGPLVDSLGIKKITWIAFITHAIGIVWTILARDQTSLFLATLFVGIGNGMVEASLNPMIASMYPNNKTKMLNRFHVWFPGGIVVGSIVGWLVMDVMGLDWQIMVGTLFVPLLVYGVMFLGQQFPVTERVKMGVSTGKMWSSITKPLFLFMVICMFLTAATELGTNQRIESLLKSTVAVPLLVLAFINGIMAIGRAFAGQVVHRLKPEGMLLFSAVFAFLGLWLLTITSGPMTFFAAAVFAVGITFFWPTMISFVAEYIPESGALGLSIMGGAGMLSVSVVLPIMGNIIDNASANEALKIMSVLPAILIVLFIILNIYMKKRKSKNVEA; via the coding sequence ATGGAAAATATCAATAAAAATCGATTGTTTATCGCCTCATGTGTGGCCCTTCTGGTCACTGCCATGACCTTTGCCATCCGCGCGCGACTCGAAACCGTTTTTGGCCCTGAAGGTGTCGGTCTCACACTAGAGCAGATAGGTTGGGCTTTCACACCGGCGTTCTGGGGTTTCACTTTGGCCATGATCATAGGCGGCCCTTTGGTCGATTCACTCGGAATCAAAAAAATTACATGGATCGCCTTCATCACTCATGCCATAGGCATCGTTTGGACCATTTTGGCCCGCGATCAGACCTCGTTGTTTTTGGCCACACTTTTTGTGGGCATCGGCAACGGTATGGTCGAAGCATCTTTGAACCCGATGATCGCATCGATGTACCCAAACAACAAAACCAAAATGTTGAACCGTTTTCATGTATGGTTCCCAGGGGGCATAGTGGTAGGCTCAATAGTGGGCTGGCTGGTAATGGATGTCATGGGGCTTGATTGGCAAATAATGGTCGGCACACTGTTCGTTCCCCTTTTGGTATATGGGGTTATGTTTTTGGGTCAACAATTTCCTGTTACAGAACGTGTGAAAATGGGGGTGAGTACCGGTAAAATGTGGTCTAGTATAACAAAACCATTGTTCCTTTTTATGGTTATCTGCATGTTTTTGACCGCGGCCACAGAATTGGGTACCAACCAAAGAATCGAGTCGTTATTGAAATCTACCGTTGCAGTGCCCCTTTTGGTGCTGGCCTTTATCAACGGTATCATGGCCATTGGGCGTGCCTTTGCAGGGCAAGTGGTTCACCGCTTAAAACCTGAGGGGATGTTGTTGTTTTCAGCCGTTTTCGCCTTTTTGGGACTTTGGCTATTGACCATCACCAGTGGGCCGATGACCTTCTTTGCAGCGGCCGTTTTCGCCGTGGGCATTACCTTTTTCTGGCCGACCATGATTTCGTTTGTGGCAGAATACATACCTGAAAGCGGTGCGCTGGGGTTGTCTATTATGGGGGGCGCCGGAATGCTTTCGGTTTCGGTGGTACTTCCCATTATGGGCAATATCATCGACAATGCCAGTGCCAACGAGGCGCTGAAAATCATGTCTGTGTTGCCTGCCATATTGATCGTTTTGTTCATCATATTGAACATCTATATGAAAAAGAGAAAATCTAAAAACGTAGAAGCATAA
- a CDS encoding Gfo/Idh/MocA family protein, which translates to MPKKIRLGILGGGGDSLIGVLHRIAAFINDNYEIVGAVFSPEHQESLDFAKEIDIPLNRIYKDFDTLIEEELKLPEDERMQVCSVQTPNFLHFPMAKKLLDNGFHVICEKPMTMNYEEAKILQEAHKKSGKVFALTHTYTGYPMVRQMREMIKAGELGKIHKVDARYYQGWINPIIHDKEKRSSVWRLDPKKAGISSCMGDIGVHAFNMVEFTTGLKVKSLLCDFNYLYDDNQMDVDGTVLIRMNEHVKGVIRSSQVATGEENGLAIAIYGEKGAFRWEQERPNFLYRMSDTEPTQIYKPGHAYNSELSLDGTKLPPGHPEGIFDAMANIYKGAAKAIRGEKYNDGEFPTMRDGVRGMNFIENTVASHKQGNVWVEMD; encoded by the coding sequence ATGCCAAAAAAGATCAGATTAGGAATTTTGGGAGGAGGGGGCGATTCCCTTATCGGGGTGTTGCACCGCATTGCGGCCTTTATAAACGATAACTATGAGATTGTCGGGGCCGTGTTCAGCCCTGAACACCAAGAGAGTTTAGATTTTGCCAAGGAAATCGATATTCCGCTGAACAGAATCTATAAAGATTTTGATACACTCATTGAAGAAGAATTGAAACTGCCCGAAGATGAGCGTATGCAGGTCTGTTCGGTACAGACACCCAACTTTCTCCATTTTCCGATGGCCAAAAAACTGCTTGACAATGGGTTTCACGTTATCTGTGAAAAGCCGATGACCATGAATTATGAAGAGGCAAAAATTCTTCAAGAGGCCCACAAAAAGTCTGGAAAGGTCTTTGCCCTCACCCATACCTATACGGGCTACCCTATGGTGCGTCAAATGAGAGAGATGATTAAAGCTGGCGAGTTGGGCAAAATACACAAGGTCGATGCCCGATATTATCAAGGCTGGATCAATCCGATCATCCACGATAAGGAAAAGCGCTCATCGGTTTGGCGATTAGATCCCAAAAAAGCAGGGATCAGCTCATGTATGGGAGATATAGGGGTTCATGCCTTTAATATGGTCGAGTTTACCACCGGACTCAAAGTCAAGTCATTGCTATGTGATTTCAATTATCTCTATGATGACAACCAAATGGATGTCGATGGCACCGTGCTTATTCGAATGAATGAACATGTGAAAGGGGTAATCAGGTCAAGTCAGGTTGCCACAGGCGAGGAAAACGGATTGGCCATCGCGATCTATGGAGAAAAAGGCGCCTTTAGATGGGAGCAAGAGCGGCCCAATTTTCTATATAGAATGAGCGATACAGAGCCTACCCAAATTTATAAACCTGGCCATGCCTATAATTCAGAACTGTCTTTAGATGGTACAAAACTACCGCCAGGGCACCCTGAAGGTATTTTCGACGCCATGGCCAACATCTATAAAGGGGCGGCCAAGGCCATTAGGGGCGAAAAATATAATGACGGCGAATTTCCCACCATGCGAGACGGTGTACGTGGCATGAACTTCATCGAAAACACGGTTGCCTCGCACAAACAGGGCAATGTATGGGTAGAAATGGATTAG
- a CDS encoding ASCH domain-containing protein — MENASARSLWGDFLDAHLEFANEDAPRVVHFCDNEKDANKCADLVCKDIKRATSHSLLGLQLRGEPLPQIGDFVVVTDWSGKAKCLIRTTSVKLLPYFAIHAEHARLEGEGDKSLDYWRKVHWDYYTRELEPFGRVPRESMIIVFERFERVFKR; from the coding sequence ATGGAAAATGCTTCAGCCCGAAGTCTATGGGGCGATTTTTTAGATGCCCACTTAGAATTTGCCAACGAAGATGCCCCCAGGGTGGTGCATTTTTGTGACAATGAAAAAGATGCCAACAAATGTGCCGATCTGGTATGCAAAGATATCAAGCGGGCCACATCACACTCATTGTTGGGGCTTCAGCTACGGGGCGAGCCCTTACCCCAAATTGGTGATTTTGTAGTGGTCACCGATTGGTCTGGCAAGGCCAAATGCCTCATCAGAACCACCTCGGTAAAGTTGTTGCCGTATTTCGCCATACATGCTGAACATGCGCGACTCGAGGGCGAGGGAGACAAAAGCCTTGACTATTGGCGAAAAGTACATTGGGACTATTATACCCGTGAACTCGAACCCTTCGGGCGCGTGCCCAGAGAAAGCATGATCATTGTATTTGAGCGGTTTGAGAGAGTTTTTAAAAGATGA